One window from the genome of Castellaniella sp. MT123 encodes:
- the folC gene encoding bifunctional tetrahydrofolate synthase/dihydrofolate synthase: MSSSAPARDAALADWLAYLETLHPKAIDLGLDRIRAVAARLELSLDCVKITVAGTNGKGSTCAMLESILLDAGYHVGEYTSPHLLRFNERIRIDGQEAGDADIVAQLERIESVRGDVTLTYFEMTTLAALLLFQAARLDVVVLEVGLGGRLDAVNLIDADCAILTSVDLDHMAYLGNTREAIGWEKAHIFRPGKPAICADPVPPQTVIDYAQEIGADLWRFGTDFNYSGDRQQWAYGGRDQRRNALGYPALRGANQLLNASAALAALETLRDRLVVTQQNVRNGLLHVSLPGRMQILPGLPATILDVGHNPHAASALGQNLDSMGHYPHTYAVVGMLHDKDIETTLSRLANRVDRWMCVTLGGPRGTSAQELADVVRRITGEETPVDPFIAQTAEVSRASGDHKPGVRAKPRPAVASRDVQVSTFDSPEQAFAEARKLATDNDRILVFGSFATVGPVLQVLRLEGRDVLS; this comes from the coding sequence ATGTCATCTTCTGCTCCTGCCCGGGACGCCGCGCTGGCCGACTGGCTGGCCTATCTGGAAACCCTGCATCCGAAAGCCATCGACCTGGGGCTGGATCGCATCCGTGCTGTGGCGGCGCGCCTGGAACTCTCCCTCGATTGCGTCAAGATCACGGTGGCGGGCACCAACGGCAAGGGTTCGACCTGCGCCATGCTGGAATCCATCCTGCTGGATGCGGGCTACCATGTCGGGGAATACACCTCGCCGCACCTGCTGCGCTTCAACGAACGCATCCGGATCGATGGTCAGGAAGCGGGCGACGCGGACATCGTGGCCCAGCTCGAACGCATCGAATCCGTCCGGGGTGACGTGACGCTGACGTACTTCGAGATGACTACGTTGGCCGCTCTGTTGCTGTTCCAGGCAGCCCGGCTGGACGTCGTGGTGCTGGAAGTCGGTCTGGGCGGGCGTCTGGATGCCGTCAACCTGATCGACGCCGATTGCGCCATCCTGACCAGCGTGGATCTGGACCACATGGCCTATCTGGGCAACACCCGGGAAGCCATCGGGTGGGAAAAGGCGCACATCTTCCGTCCCGGCAAGCCCGCCATCTGCGCCGATCCGGTGCCACCGCAGACGGTCATCGACTACGCCCAGGAAATCGGCGCCGATCTCTGGCGCTTCGGGACTGACTTCAATTATTCGGGCGACCGCCAGCAATGGGCCTACGGCGGACGCGATCAGCGCCGCAACGCGCTGGGCTATCCGGCGCTGCGGGGTGCCAATCAGTTGCTCAATGCCTCCGCAGCCCTGGCGGCGCTGGAAACCTTGCGCGACCGTCTGGTCGTGACGCAGCAGAACGTCCGTAATGGCCTGCTGCATGTCAGCCTGCCTGGGCGCATGCAGATCCTGCCGGGCCTGCCGGCCACGATCCTGGATGTGGGGCATAACCCGCATGCGGCTTCGGCGCTGGGGCAGAACCTGGACAGCATGGGCCATTATCCGCACACCTACGCGGTGGTCGGCATGCTGCACGACAAGGATATCGAAACGACTCTGTCGCGCCTCGCAAACCGGGTCGACCGCTGGATGTGCGTCACGCTGGGCGGGCCGCGCGGCACGAGCGCGCAGGAACTGGCCGATGTCGTGCGTCGCATCACCGGCGAAGAGACGCCGGTCGATCCCTTCATCGCCCAGACGGCCGAGGTATCCCGCGCATCGGGCGACCATAAGCCCGGGGTACGGGCCAAGCCCAGGCCCGCCGTCGCCAGCCGGGATGTTCAGGTATCGACATTTGACAGTCCGGAACAAGCCTTTGCCGAGGCCAGAAAGCTGGCGACCGACAATGATAGAATTCTCGTGTTCGGGTCATTTGCGACGGTCGGCCCGGTACTTCAGGTCCTGCGCCTCGAAGGCAGGGACGTCCTCTCTTGA